TGGCGTGGCCGGCGGTGGCGTTTCTGCTGCGCCACGGCCAGCGCACGCTGATCGATTATCCGGCGGTGCAAGAGGGCGCCGAGCGCGTGGTGCAGGTGTTCGGCGCCGAGCGTGCCGCCGCCATGCTGCCCTTTCACGGCCGCGCCGTGGCCGGCAGCATCCGTGGCTGGCTGACGGGATCACAGCTCAGCTTCCCGTCGTCGCGCCAGATTTTCACCTACGTCAACAGCCGCTACGTGCGCGACAAGCTGGTCAGCCACGCCCTGGTGGCGGGCTACAGCACCTTGTTGATGCACGGTCGCTACCCGGCGGCGGCGGTGTTCATCGACGTGCCGCCGGAAGAGATCGACGTCAACGTCCATCCGGCAAAGTCGGAGGTCCGCTTCCGTCGCGGCGGTGCCGTACATGATTTGATCACGCGCGCGGTCAGTGAGCGCCTGCGCTCGCAGATGGGCCCGGCGTCTCCTGCCACCGCGGCAGCGGCGCCCGAGGCGAACGAGGCACTCGCCCAGATGACCATTGCGCTGCGCCCGCGATACCTCCACGACGGGCCACCGCGCTCCCATCCTTTTCTGCGCATGCTGGACACGCCACCAGCGCTCGCGTCGTCCGCGACCATGCCGCCACCGGTAACGCCGGGACTGCCCGAACGTCCGCACGCCGCGGCGGTGCCGGTGATTTCGGCTCCGCCGTTCCAGCAAGGGGGTGTACCCGCCGCGCTGCAGCGCTCGGCCGCCGTGCCGGCGGCAAGACCGCCCGGTTTTTTCAGTGGCCTGCGCGTGCTCGGGCAGGCGTTCGAAGGCTATTTGGTTTGCGAGGGTGGCGAGTCGTTGGTGGTCATCGACCAACATGCGGCGCACGAGCGCGTGACCTTCGAGCGGCTGCGCCACGCCTATGCCGATGGCGGCGTGGCGCGGCAACGGCTTCTGGTCCCCGCCATCGTCGACGTCGGGGCACAGGCAGCGCCGTTGTTGGCCGAAGGCCTGGCGGCATTGGAGAATCTCGGCTTTGAGTTGGAGCCTTTCGGCGGCAGCAGCTTCGCGGTGCGGGCGGTGCCGGCGCTGCTGAGTGATGCCGATCCCGCGGGCCTGGTGCGTGATGTTGCCGAGGAGTTGACCGAGGTCGGCCGCTCACGTCGGCTCATTGAAGCGGCGGAGTCGGTGCTGGCGCGGTTGGCTTGCCACACCGCCGTGCGCGTGGGCCAGACGCTCGGGGCGGAACAGATTCATGCCCTCCTGGTGGCCATGGACAACGTCGATTTTGCCGGCAACTGCCCCCACGGCCGGCCGGCATTCATCGCGCTGCCGCGTGGCGATCTGGAACGGCTGTTCAAGCGCGTGTGAGCTCGGAACCGATCATCGCCTTGGTCGGACCCACCGGGGTCGGCAAGACCGAGTTGGCGCTCCAGGTCGCCGAGCAGCTCGGGGCGGAGATCGTCAACGCCGACTCGCGTCAGGTGTATCGCTACCTCGACATCGGCAGCGCCAAGCCGACACCGGCGCAGCAAGCGCGGGTACGCCATCACCTGCTGGATGTGGTGAATCCGGATGAGCCATTCGACTGCGCCCGCTATCGTGAGCTCGCCCTGCAAGCGATCGCCGACATCGAGGCACGCCACCGGCGCGTGCTGCTGGTCGGCGGCACGGGCTTGTACCTGAAAGTCCTCATGGGAGGGCTGTTCCCCGGTCCACCGCGTGACCCGGACCTCCGGCGCCAACTCGAAGCCGATGAACAGGCGGCACCTGGATGCTTGCACGAATGCCTGCAGCGGCTCGACGCCGCCAGCGCGCGCCGTCTGCATCCGCACGATCGCGTGCGCATTGTGCGTGCCCTCGAAGTCGCGCTGCTCACCCCGCGCCCGATCAGCGCATGGCAAGCGCAGCACGCCTTCAGCGATCGGCGCCTGCTCATCGTGCCGATTGGGCTGACGCTGGAACGAGCGCTGCTGTGCGAACGGATCAATAGCCGCTGCCATGCCATGATCGAAGCCGGTCTCATCGACGAGGTGCGTGGTCTGTGGGAACGGGGTTTCGGTGCCGATCTGCCACCGCTGCGCAGCATCGGCTATGGCGAGGTCGCTGCCTTCTTGCAGGGGGAGATGACCCTGGACGCGGCCCTCGATCACATGGCGCGGGCAACGCGCCAGTTGGCGAAACGGCAGTTGACGTGGTTTCGCCGGACCCCGGGGCTGCGCTGGCTCGATGCCCGCTGTACCGCCGCGGAGATCATCGCCGCGGCCGCGTCACAGTGATGCGGTTGCGGATGCCGCGCCTCTGTCGCCACGGTATGTCCGGATGGTCTGGCTGAATGTCCGGCGGGACGTGCCGAGCTGCTGCGCCCATCATGATCAGGTTCCAGACGACCCTCGGTTGCGAGGATCAACCGGCAGTGCTCTAAGTGGTCTGTACAACCCAGTAACCGCGCTCATAAGGAGGGAAAGACATGAGCAAAGGCATGGACAAGAAGAAAGAAGGCAAGAAGAAACCAGCCAAGACCGCAAAGGAAAAGAGGGCCGCGAAGAAGGCCAAAAAAGGGGGCGGGGGTTTCTGAGCCAACGACACGATCCCTTTAACAAGCGCGATGCAGCCCGGCGCCAGAGAAAGGCGCGGCGGTGGACGGCCCAGTACTTGTCCTGACTGCAGGCTGGCTTGACTCGCACTTGCGCGCGTATTGCGAGAGGCGCGAGCGGCAGTTAGGATCTGAGTCTCGCACCATGGCAACCAAAGTCTTCCTCCACAGCCTGGGCTGTCCGAAGAATCTCGTCGACAGCGAGATGATGTTGGGGCTGATCGCCCGTGACGGCGGTGAAGTCGTCCTCGACCCGGAGGCCGCTGACGTCCTGATCGTCAACACCTGCGGTTTCATTGGTGACGCCAAGAAGGAATCGATCGATGCCATTCTGGATCTGGCGCGCTTCAAGGGCGGTGATCCCAACAAACGGTTGGTGGTCACCGGGTGCCTGGTGCAGCGCTATGGCGCCGAGTTGCACGAGGCCTTGCCCGAAGTGGACGCTTTTCTCGGCACCGGAGACTTCGTGCGCTTGCCGGAGATCCTGGCGAACGGCGGCCGCTCCGATCCCAGCGCCTATGGTGGCGCGGCGCATGTGCTGCCGGATCTCGCCATCCCGCGCCTGCGCACCGGGCAGTTCTTCAGCGCCTACCTGAAGGTGTCCGAGGGCTGCGACCATCGCTGCAGCTTCTGCATTATTCCCAAGATCCGCGGGCGCCACGAGAGCCGCTCAATGGATTCGGTCCTCGCCGAAGCGGAAGCGCTGGCAGCCGATGGGGTCATTGAATTGAACCTCATTGCCCAGGACCTGACCGCATACGGCCGCGACCGAGGCGACGGCTCTTCGCTCAGCCAGCTGCTGCGCGCCTTGGCGAGGATCGACCGCCTGCGTTGGATACGCCTGCTCTACACCTACCCGCGCTACGTCACCGATGACTTGCTGGACACCATCGCCGGTGAGGAGAAGGTCTGTTCGTACATCGACATGCCACTGCAGCATATCAGCGACCGCATGCTCCAGCGGATGCGGCGGGAACGCGACGGCGCCGCGATCCGCAGGCTGCTACAACGCGTTCGCGACGGCATCCCGGGTGTGGCGGTGCGCACGGCCTTCATCGTCGGCTTCCCCGGCGAGACGGAAGCCGACTTCGCCGAGTTGCTGCAATTCGTCGCGCAAGCGCGGTTCGAACGCGTCGGCGTGTTTTGTTACTCAAAGGAAGAGGGAACAGCGGCCGCAACGTTCGGCGAGCAGGTTGCGGAATCGGTCAAGCGCCAGCGCCGGGCCGCCCTGATGCGCCTTCAGGCCGAGGTGTCGGCCGCGGCCAACCAGCGTCTGGTGGGGAGCCAACAAGCGGTGCTGGTCTGCGGTGAGGATGAGCGGGGCCGCACTTACGGGCGCCTGGCGACGCAAGCGCCGGAGATCGATGGCGTGGTGTATCTGCGCGGCCAGATTCCGGCTGGGACGATCACGCCGGCTCGTATCACCGGCTCCGGCCCTTATGATCTACGTGCCGAGGTGTCGGCGGCCGAGGGCGATTCTGGGCGCACACGCCGCACGGCGGCCCACAGCGACACCGTCAGCGTGTCGTGACCCGCATCGCCGGTTGCTTCCAGGTGGCGCACTGTCACCTCGCCGAGGCCGGCGGCCTTGCACCACCGGGTCATCTCCTCGTCCGCGAAGCCCAGCCGGCGGTGGGCGTAGTCGGTGCGCAGCGACTCCATGCTGTGGGGCGCGAAGTCGACCACGAGCAACCGCCCGCCTGGGCGCAGCAGCCGCGCCGCTTCCTTGAGCACCGCCGCCGGGTCGTCGAGGAAGTGCAGCACCTGATGCACGGTGACCACGTCGGCGCAGGCCGACGGTAGTTGCACGTCATAGAGGTTGCCCCGCCGCACCTGGCAATTGGTGATGCCGCAGTCGTGCAGCTTCGCGCGTGCCAGGTTCAGCATCTCATGGCTCTCGTCGATGCCCACGCCATGGCGTACGCGCGGGGCAAACACCTCGAGCAGGCGGCCGGTGCCGGTGCCGAGGTCGACCAAAGCGCCCAGCGCACCCTTGCCAGCGGCCTTCAGCATCGCGCGTTCGACCGCGGCCTCGCCGACGTAGAGGCTGCGGATGTGGTCCCAACACGCCGCGTTGTCACGGAAGTACGCCGTCGCGCGCTCGGCCCGGTCACGGCGCACACGTTCCAGCCACTCGAGGTCGCGGGCGAGTTCGGGATCCGCCGCCGGCAGCAGCTCCAGCAGTGTGCGTGCGACCCGCGCCCCCTCGCCGCCTTCCGCCAAACGGTAGAACACCCAGGCGCCCTCGGGCCAGCGCTGCAGCAGGCCCGGGTCGCACAGCAGTTTCAGATGCCGGCTCACCCGCGGCTGGCTCTGGTGCAGCACGCGGGTGAGCTCGGAGACGGTCAGCTCGCCGCGAGCCAGGATCGCCAGCAGTCGCAGCCTCGTCGGCTCGGCCGCCGCCCTGAGCGCGGACAGCAACGCTTCCATGGCGCGCGGTCGGTTTCTTAGTAACGGTAGTGGTCGGGCTTGTATGGTCCCTCCGTACCGACCCCGATGTACGCCGCCTGTTGATCGGTCAGTCGGGTGAGGTGGACGCCGATCTTCTTCAAATGCAGGCGGGCGACTTGCTCGTCCAGCTTCTTGGGCAGCACATACACCTTCTTCTCGTACGTCCCGGGGTGCTGCCACAGCTCCATCTGCGCCAGCACCTGGTTGGTAAAGGAGTTGGACATCACGAAACTGGGATGGCCGGTGGCGCAGCCCAGGTTCACCAGGCGCCCCTCCGCCAGCAGGATGATGCGTTTGCCGTCAGGGAAGATGATGTGGTCCACCTGCGGTTTGATGTTTTCCCAGCGGTACTGCTTCAGGCTGGCGACGTCGATCTCGCTGTCGAAATGGCCGATGTTGCAGACGATGGTCTGGTTCTTCATGCGCGCCATGTCATCATGGGTGATCACGTGGTAGTTGCCGGTGGCGGTGACGAAGATGTCGGCCTTGTCGGCGGCCTCATCCATGGTGACCACGCGGTAGCCTTCCATGGCCGCCTGCAGGCCGCAGATCGGATCGATCTCGGTGACCCACACCGTGGCGCCCAGGCCACGCAGGGACTGCGCGCAGCCCTTGCCCACGTCGCCGTAACCGCAGACCAGCGCGATCTTGCCGGCGATCATCACGTCGGTGGCCCGCTTGATGCCGTCCACCAACGACTCGCGACAGCCGTAGAGGTTGTCGAACTTGCTCTTGGTGACGGAGTCGTTGACGTTGATGGCCGGGAAGGGCAGCTCACCGTCCTTCTCCATGCGGTAGAGACGGTGCACGCCGGTGGTGGTCTCCTCGGTCACGCCGCGGA
The sequence above is drawn from the Candidatus Binatia bacterium genome and encodes:
- the mutL gene encoding DNA mismatch repair endonuclease MutL, encoding MQATAEPSGRVRLLPPEVADKIAAGEVVERPASIVKELVENSIDAGARHIRIELEDAGIGLIAVGDDGEGMQADDAVRAFARHATSKVTSVDDLFHITTLGFRGEALASIAAVSTTTLITRRPGDLNGTQVLVRGGKVEEVRAAGTAPGTRVEVVDLFANTPARRKFLKAPATEVGHVTELVTRTALAWPAVAFLLRHGQRTLIDYPAVQEGAERVVQVFGAERAAAMLPFHGRAVAGSIRGWLTGSQLSFPSSRQIFTYVNSRYVRDKLVSHALVAGYSTLLMHGRYPAAAVFIDVPPEEIDVNVHPAKSEVRFRRGGAVHDLITRAVSERLRSQMGPASPATAAAAPEANEALAQMTIALRPRYLHDGPPRSHPFLRMLDTPPALASSATMPPPVTPGLPERPHAAAVPVISAPPFQQGGVPAALQRSAAVPAARPPGFFSGLRVLGQAFEGYLVCEGGESLVVIDQHAAHERVTFERLRHAYADGGVARQRLLVPAIVDVGAQAAPLLAEGLAALENLGFELEPFGGSSFAVRAVPALLSDADPAGLVRDVAEELTEVGRSRRLIEAAESVLARLACHTAVRVGQTLGAEQIHALLVAMDNVDFAGNCPHGRPAFIALPRGDLERLFKRV
- the miaA gene encoding tRNA (adenosine(37)-N6)-dimethylallyltransferase MiaA → MSSEPIIALVGPTGVGKTELALQVAEQLGAEIVNADSRQVYRYLDIGSAKPTPAQQARVRHHLLDVVNPDEPFDCARYRELALQAIADIEARHRRVLLVGGTGLYLKVLMGGLFPGPPRDPDLRRQLEADEQAAPGCLHECLQRLDAASARRLHPHDRVRIVRALEVALLTPRPISAWQAQHAFSDRRLLIVPIGLTLERALLCERINSRCHAMIEAGLIDEVRGLWERGFGADLPPLRSIGYGEVAAFLQGEMTLDAALDHMARATRQLAKRQLTWFRRTPGLRWLDARCTAAEIIAAAASQ
- the rimO gene encoding 30S ribosomal protein S12 methylthiotransferase RimO gives rise to the protein MATKVFLHSLGCPKNLVDSEMMLGLIARDGGEVVLDPEAADVLIVNTCGFIGDAKKESIDAILDLARFKGGDPNKRLVVTGCLVQRYGAELHEALPEVDAFLGTGDFVRLPEILANGGRSDPSAYGGAAHVLPDLAIPRLRTGQFFSAYLKVSEGCDHRCSFCIIPKIRGRHESRSMDSVLAEAEALAADGVIELNLIAQDLTAYGRDRGDGSSLSQLLRALARIDRLRWIRLLYTYPRYVTDDLLDTIAGEEKVCSYIDMPLQHISDRMLQRMRRERDGAAIRRLLQRVRDGIPGVAVRTAFIVGFPGETEADFAELLQFVAQARFERVGVFCYSKEEGTAAATFGEQVAESVKRQRRAALMRLQAEVSAAANQRLVGSQQAVLVCGEDERGRTYGRLATQAPEIDGVVYLRGQIPAGTITPARITGSGPYDLRAEVSAAEGDSGRTRRTAAHSDTVSVS
- a CDS encoding metalloregulator ArsR/SmtB family transcription factor, which gives rise to MEALLSALRAAAEPTRLRLLAILARGELTVSELTRVLHQSQPRVSRHLKLLCDPGLLQRWPEGAWVFYRLAEGGEGARVARTLLELLPAADPELARDLEWLERVRRDRAERATAYFRDNAACWDHIRSLYVGEAAVERAMLKAAGKGALGALVDLGTGTGRLLEVFAPRVRHGVGIDESHEMLNLARAKLHDCGITNCQVRRGNLYDVQLPSACADVVTVHQVLHFLDDPAAVLKEAARLLRPGGRLLVVDFAPHSMESLRTDYAHRRLGFADEEMTRWCKAAGLGEVTVRHLEATGDAGHDTLTVSLWAAVRRVRPESPSAADTSARRS
- the ahcY gene encoding adenosylhomocysteinase, giving the protein MATKIAELPKQDFHVADIGLAEWGRKEIAIAETEMPGLMALREEYARQQPLKGTRIAGSLHMTIQTAVLIETLVALGAEVRWASCNIFSTQDHAAAAIADRGIPVFAYKGESLEEYWAFTHRIMQWSDGSTPNMILDDGGDATLLVTLGTKAESTPSVLGHPSSEEETILFAAIRHRLASQPHFYSNILKNIRGVTEETTTGVHRLYRMEKDGELPFPAINVNDSVTKSKFDNLYGCRESLVDGIKRATDVMIAGKIALVCGYGDVGKGCAQSLRGLGATVWVTEIDPICGLQAAMEGYRVVTMDEAADKADIFVTATGNYHVITHDDMARMKNQTIVCNIGHFDSEIDVASLKQYRWENIKPQVDHIIFPDGKRIILLAEGRLVNLGCATGHPSFVMSNSFTNQVLAQMELWQHPGTYEKKVYVLPKKLDEQVARLHLKKIGVHLTRLTDQQAAYIGVGTEGPYKPDHYRY